A genomic stretch from Malus domestica chromosome 15, GDT2T_hap1 includes:
- the LOC103400439 gene encoding F-box/kelch-repeat protein At1g55270-like, whose protein sequence is MDRRIQPPLVDSTACLCRVDAGLKTVAGAKKYVPGAKLCLQPDIKSSIHPTRSKPSRGESSRIQSPLLPGLPDDLAVACLVRVPRVEHRKLRLVCKRWYRLLAANFFYSLRRNLGIAEEWIYLIKRDGEGKVSWHAFDPVYQLWQPLPPVPKEYSAALGFGCAVLGGCHLYLFGGKDPLKGSMRRVIFYNARTNKWHRAPDMLRRRHFFGSCVINNCLYVAGGENGGIHRSLKSAEVYDPNKNRWSFISEMSTGMAPYIGVVYEGKWFLKGLGSHRQVLSEVYQPENDSWYSVYDGMVAGWRNPSVALNGHLYASECKDGCKLRVYDKATDSWSKHIDSKMHLGNSKALEAASLVPLNGKLCIIRNNMSISLVDVSKSSDVGEASAEYLWETIAGKGQFRTLVTNLWSNLAGRNRLKSHIVHCQVLQV, encoded by the coding sequence GTTGATTCAACAGCTTGCTTATGTAGAGTAGATGCTGGCCTTAAAACTGTTGCTGGAGCTAAAAAGTATGTCCCTGGGGCAAAGCTCTGTCTTCAACCCGACATTAAATCATCCATTCATCCAACTAGGAGTAAGCCTTCGCGTGGGGAGAGTAGCCGCATTCAATCCCCTCTGCTTCCTGGACTCCCAGATGATCTTGCTGTTGCTTGCCTAGTTCGGGTCCCAAGAGTTGAGCATCGTAAGCTCCGCCTGGTTTGCAAAAGATGGTACCGTCTTTTGGCTGCTAACTTCTTTTACTCCCTCCGTAGGAACCTTGGCATTGCAGAAGAATGGATATATTTAATTAAGAGGGATGGAGAAGGGAAAGTCTCTTGGCATGCTTTTGATCCCGTATACCAGCTCTGGCAACCCCTCCCTCCTGTCCCTAAAGAATATTCTGCAGCCCTGGGGTTTGGTTGTGCTGTACTCGGTGGCTGTCACCTGTATTTATTTGGAGGAAAAGACCCGCTAAAGGGATCAATGAGGCGAGTCATTTTTTATAATGCCAGGACCAATAAATGGCACCGTGCCCCAGATATGCTTCGGCGGCGCCATTTCTTTGGCTCGTGCGTTATAAATAACTGCTTGTATGTTGCCGGCGGGGAGAATGGGGGAATACATCGGTCCCTGAAATCAGCTGAAGTCTATGATCCCAACAAGAATAGATGGTCCTTCATTTCAGAGATGAGCACCGGAATGGCTCCCTACATTGGGGTTGTTTACGAAGGCAAATGGTTCTTGAAGGGGTTAGGGTCTCATCGACAAGTTTTGAGCGAGGTCTACCAACCAGAAAACGACAGCTGGTACTCTGTGTATGACGGAATGGTTGCAGGCTGGAGGAATCCAAGTGTTGCTTTAAACGGGCATCTCTATGCTTCGGAATGCAAAGATGGCTGCAAACTTAGAGTTTATGACAAAGCGACGGATTCTTGGAGCAAGCATATTGACAGCAAGATGCATTTAGGTAATTCTAAGGCTTTGGAGGCAGCTTCCCTTGTTCCCCTCAATGGCAAACTTTGCATCATTCGGAATAACATGAGCATCTCGCTGGTTGATGTTTCGAAATCCAGCGATGTTGGCGAGGCAAGTGCTGAATATCTATGGGAAACTATAGCAGGTAAGGGGCAGTTCAGGACCTTGGTCACGAATCTGTGGTCGAACCTTGCCGGCAGGAACCGCCTTAAAAGTCACATAGTTCACTGCCAGGTTCTTCAAGTTTAG